In one Lysobacter alkalisoli genomic region, the following are encoded:
- a CDS encoding methyltransferase domain-containing protein: MHASSLENMHRCYERYVRSGALHDQESVTVLDVGGADINGGYRQVFKDARYRYLTADLADGDGVDIVLEDPYRLPVEDGSVDIVVSGQMLEHCEFFWLAFAEMIRVLKPDGYLFMIAPSAGPIHRYPVDCYRFYPDAYGALAKYANCQLIEVWRDERGPWQDLVGVFSRQSVPVPAAGSIVRVEHAPIDPATLPSGTAEEEATRGGVHYLDALASLHKALEPDLYLEIGVRHGRSLALARGAAVAVDPAPDIKVGPLSPTTRLLAMTSDDFFMDVAAEELTQPPGLVFIDGMHLFEYVLRDFMHVERLADPGTLVVIDDIYPSHPSQAERDRRTRVWTGDVWKLQQCLAKMRPDLFLLPLDTAPTGLLLIAGLDPKNRVLWNHYNPTVRKYSMDQAPPPEILERRGAIEADHPLVAELLAILKQNYRTGTPRSQVLAGLREKLPSGQGEK, encoded by the coding sequence ATGCACGCTTCCTCCCTTGAGAACATGCACAGGTGCTACGAGCGCTATGTGCGTTCCGGCGCCCTGCACGATCAAGAATCCGTCACGGTGCTGGACGTCGGCGGTGCGGATATCAACGGCGGTTACCGCCAGGTTTTCAAGGATGCCCGCTACCGTTACTTGACAGCCGACCTGGCTGACGGGGACGGCGTCGACATCGTGCTCGAAGACCCGTACCGACTGCCGGTTGAGGATGGATCGGTGGACATCGTGGTGTCCGGCCAGATGCTGGAACACTGCGAGTTCTTCTGGCTGGCATTCGCCGAGATGATCAGGGTGCTGAAGCCCGACGGCTATCTTTTCATGATCGCCCCTTCCGCCGGCCCCATACATCGCTATCCCGTCGATTGCTACCGCTTCTATCCCGACGCATATGGCGCATTGGCGAAATATGCGAACTGCCAGTTGATCGAGGTATGGAGGGACGAGCGCGGGCCATGGCAGGACCTGGTCGGTGTTTTTTCCAGGCAATCCGTTCCCGTGCCTGCAGCAGGCAGCATCGTGCGAGTCGAGCACGCTCCCATCGATCCTGCCACATTGCCGTCTGGCACTGCCGAGGAGGAGGCGACACGAGGCGGCGTTCATTATCTGGACGCGTTGGCGTCCCTGCACAAGGCATTGGAACCCGATCTCTATCTGGAAATAGGCGTCCGCCACGGGCGCAGCCTGGCACTTGCACGGGGCGCAGCGGTTGCCGTGGATCCCGCTCCGGACATCAAGGTCGGGCCCCTGTCGCCAACGACCCGGTTGCTGGCCATGACCAGCGACGACTTCTTCATGGATGTGGCCGCCGAGGAGCTGACGCAGCCTCCGGGACTCGTATTCATCGACGGCATGCACCTCTTCGAATACGTCCTGAGGGACTTCATGCACGTCGAGCGACTGGCCGATCCGGGGACGCTGGTCGTGATCGACGATATCTACCCGTCCCACCCGTCCCAGGCGGAACGCGATCGTCGAACCCGAGTGTGGACCGGTGATGTCTGGAAGCTGCAGCAGTGCCTTGCAAAGATGCGGCCGGACCTGTTTCTTCTGCCGCTCGATACCGCTCCTACCGGCTTGCTTCTGATCGCTGGCCTGGATCCGAAGAACCGGGTGCTGTGGAACCACTACAATCCCACCGTGCGCAAATACAGCATGGATCAGGCGCCACCGCCTGAGATTCTCGAGCGTAGGGGAGCGATCGAGGCCGATCACCCCTTGGTGGCGGAGCTGCTCGCGATCCTCAAGCAGAACTACCGGACCGGAACGCCCAGGAGCCAGGTTCTGGCCGGCTTGCGCGAGAAGCTTCCTTCCGGACAGGGGGAGAAATGA
- a CDS encoding glycosyltransferase family 2 protein, translating into MSSPKLSIIVISYNMARELPRTIRSLALPFQRDIGEEDYEIIIVDNGSTQPFDHEQLRQLGANISTHTVPDASPSPVEAINRGLALARGELVGVMIDGARMASPRLLATALEAARLHPRPVIGTLAFHLGPDVQRRSMLSGYCQEVEDQLLASVDWVTDGYRLFSISVFAASSADGWFSVPAETSALFLTREHWERLGGYEPGFVAPGGGLVNLDTWARACADPTGQVILLLGEATFHQVHGGIVTNSSESKWKTFHEEYVRIRGHAYVKPQATPLLLGRLPAAALPSMQRSVERQMQPGTGKAQ; encoded by the coding sequence ATGAGTTCCCCCAAGCTCTCGATAATCGTCATCAGCTACAACATGGCGAGGGAATTGCCTCGTACGATTCGTTCGCTGGCGCTGCCCTTCCAGCGGGATATCGGGGAGGAAGACTACGAGATCATCATCGTCGACAACGGTTCGACGCAGCCTTTCGACCATGAGCAACTCCGGCAGTTGGGCGCCAACATCAGCACCCACACGGTTCCCGACGCGTCGCCTTCGCCCGTCGAGGCGATCAATCGCGGCCTGGCGCTGGCTCGCGGCGAGCTGGTGGGTGTGATGATCGATGGCGCGCGCATGGCTTCGCCCCGTCTGTTGGCCACCGCACTCGAGGCGGCGCGGCTGCATCCGCGCCCCGTGATCGGGACACTCGCGTTTCACCTCGGGCCCGACGTGCAACGACGAAGCATGCTGAGTGGCTATTGCCAGGAAGTGGAGGATCAACTCCTGGCCTCGGTGGACTGGGTCACCGACGGCTACCGATTGTTTTCCATCTCGGTCTTTGCAGCCTCGTCGGCCGACGGCTGGTTCAGTGTTCCGGCAGAAACCAGCGCGCTATTCCTGACCCGCGAGCACTGGGAGAGACTCGGCGGCTACGAGCCGGGATTTGTTGCACCCGGCGGCGGACTGGTAAATCTCGACACCTGGGCGCGCGCCTGTGCGGACCCGACCGGTCAGGTCATCCTGTTGCTGGGCGAGGCGACCTTTCATCAGGTTCATGGCGGGATCGTGACCAATTCTTCGGAGTCGAAGTGGAAGACGTTTCACGAAGAATACGTACGCATCCGTGGCCACGCCTACGTAAAACCACAGGCGACTCCACTGTTGCTGGGCCGCCTGCCGGCAGCGGCACTCCCCAGCATGCAGCGCTCGGTGGAGCGTCAAATGCAGCCCGGCACCGGGAAGGCGCAATAA
- a CDS encoding DUF2242 domain-containing protein, producing the protein MFRVRPFCRFTVLAVVLTSSLAACGWNRKAEPPPSGETFGAGDTYSRTYLVPPAMACEATRRALLGQGYVISKSAPDALEATKSFQPESDVHTQLNVRSTCLPQPGGGSIVFVNAVQDRYVLNTTVKSASVGVSMLGSVSLPIGSSGANLVRVASNTVQNQDFYRRFFELVAYYVPSTEGLAPPPPPPVFEPLPDPEPPVPTPIAPSLLDEASDPPAGATDPS; encoded by the coding sequence ATGTTTCGCGTACGCCCGTTCTGCCGTTTCACGGTGCTCGCCGTCGTCCTGACGTCCTCGCTGGCCGCCTGCGGCTGGAACCGCAAGGCGGAGCCACCGCCCTCGGGCGAGACTTTCGGCGCCGGGGACACCTATTCGCGCACCTACCTGGTGCCGCCGGCCATGGCCTGCGAGGCAACGCGGCGTGCGCTGCTGGGACAGGGCTACGTGATCAGCAAGTCCGCCCCCGACGCGCTGGAGGCCACCAAGAGCTTCCAGCCCGAGTCCGACGTCCATACCCAGCTCAACGTGCGCTCGACCTGCCTGCCGCAGCCGGGCGGCGGGTCCATCGTGTTCGTCAACGCGGTCCAGGACCGCTACGTGCTCAACACCACGGTCAAGTCCGCCAGCGTCGGCGTGAGCATGCTCGGCTCAGTGTCGCTGCCGATCGGCAGCAGCGGCGCGAACCTGGTGCGGGTGGCCAGCAACACCGTGCAGAACCAGGACTTCTACCGCCGGTTCTTCGAACTGGTGGCGTACTACGTACCCAGCACCGAAGGCCTGGCCCCGCCCCCACCGCCGCCGGTATTCGAACCCCTGCCCGATCCGGAGCCGCCTGTGCCGACGCCGATCGCGCCGTCGTTGCTCGATGAGGCATCGGATCCGCCTGCAGGAGCGACGGATCCGTCGTGA
- a CDS encoding GH39 family glycosyl hydrolase, which yields MPLVIWAAAFGSAASGVADAAEVSSREITIDLALAERPLDRFFNQSVGSDFPGTLIRPDSQAHLKLAVDELGFRYIRFHDIFHDALGTVQVVDGRTVYDWTRIDQLYDDLLSKGIRPFIELGFTPKAMTTSEQTLFYWKGNTSHPKLEPWRDLVDAFVRHLRERYGVAEVRHWYFEVWNEPNLGDFWERADQQAYFKLYDVTARTIKAIDPTLQVGGPATAGAAWVPEFLEYAHENGVPVDFVTTHTYGVDGGFLDENGESDTKLLSSPDAIVGDVRRVREQIDASPFPSLPLYITEWSTSYTPRDAVHDSYVSAPYILDKIKAAQGLAQGMSYWAYTDLFEEPGPPPTPFHGGFGLINREGVRKPAFFAYKYLHALRGKEIPSSDAESLLATDGASTSALIWNWTYPEQDVSNRPFYTRLVPASPVPAARLTFKHLTAGAYRLQVKRTGFRANDAYSAYIEMGAPASLSDSQLEKLHELTRDLPETDRRIEIGPAGEHTLEIPMRSNDVVLVTLTPESGPPISP from the coding sequence CTGCCGCTTGTGATCTGGGCCGCGGCTTTCGGCAGCGCCGCATCCGGCGTGGCCGACGCTGCCGAGGTTTCCTCGCGCGAGATCACGATCGACCTCGCCCTGGCCGAACGGCCGCTGGACCGGTTCTTCAACCAATCGGTCGGCTCGGACTTCCCGGGCACGTTGATACGGCCGGACAGTCAGGCACACCTGAAGCTCGCCGTCGATGAGCTGGGCTTTCGCTACATCCGGTTCCACGACATCTTCCACGATGCGCTGGGCACCGTGCAGGTCGTCGACGGTCGTACCGTGTACGACTGGACCAGGATCGACCAGCTCTACGACGACCTGCTGTCGAAAGGGATCAGGCCCTTCATCGAACTCGGATTCACGCCCAAGGCGATGACCACGTCCGAGCAGACCCTCTTCTACTGGAAGGGCAATACATCGCATCCGAAACTGGAGCCGTGGCGCGACCTCGTCGACGCGTTCGTTCGCCACCTGCGTGAGCGCTACGGTGTGGCGGAAGTACGGCACTGGTACTTCGAGGTCTGGAACGAACCGAATCTCGGCGACTTCTGGGAGCGGGCCGACCAGCAGGCCTACTTCAAGCTCTACGACGTCACTGCCAGGACGATCAAGGCGATCGATCCCACGCTGCAGGTCGGCGGACCCGCGACCGCGGGCGCTGCATGGGTGCCGGAATTCCTCGAGTACGCGCATGAGAACGGCGTGCCGGTGGACTTCGTGACGACTCATACCTACGGCGTCGACGGCGGTTTCCTGGACGAGAACGGCGAGTCCGACACCAAGCTTCTGTCGTCGCCGGACGCCATCGTCGGCGACGTGCGCAGGGTCAGGGAGCAGATCGACGCATCGCCCTTCCCGTCGCTGCCGCTGTACATCACGGAATGGAGCACGAGCTACACGCCGCGCGACGCCGTGCACGATTCGTATGTCAGTGCGCCGTACATTCTCGACAAGATCAAGGCGGCGCAGGGACTGGCGCAGGGCATGAGCTACTGGGCCTACACCGACCTGTTCGAGGAACCCGGCCCGCCGCCGACGCCGTTCCACGGCGGCTTCGGACTGATCAATCGCGAAGGCGTCCGCAAGCCGGCGTTCTTCGCCTACAAGTACCTGCATGCGCTCCGCGGCAAGGAGATTCCATCCTCCGATGCCGAGTCGCTGCTGGCGACCGATGGCGCCAGCACTTCGGCATTGATCTGGAACTGGACATACCCCGAGCAGGACGTCAGCAATCGCCCGTTCTACACCCGGCTCGTTCCCGCTTCGCCGGTACCCGCGGCGCGGCTCACGTTCAAGCACCTCACGGCGGGCGCCTACCGGCTTCAGGTCAAGCGCACCGGGTTCCGCGCCAACGACGCGTACTCGGCCTATATCGAGATGGGGGCTCCCGCTTCCCTGAGCGACAGCCAGCTCGAAAAGCTGCATGAGCTGACGCGCGACTTACCGGAGACCGACCGCAGGATCGAGATCGGACCCGCAGGCGAGCACACGCTCGAAATTCCGATGCGCAGCAACGATGTCGTGCTGGTGACGCTGACGCCTGAGTCGGGTCCTCCCATCTCCCCTTGA
- a CDS encoding bifunctional helix-turn-helix transcriptional regulator/GNAT family N-acetyltransferase encodes MSFLSVQGTLALASRLKVISERSYDLVDQVYREHGIGLQGRWFPVLRLLQERGPLSVGEIAKEIGLTHSAISQLATRLTREGLLRREPAPDDRRQRVLALTERCQAELKAARPLWQAMRDTVEHRLMDIGVDLLDALSRYEASLDEQPLPAEVARRLRQRQAAQVRIVPFAPQWRGDFYRLNAEWLAKYFQIEPIDHAVLSEPEKHVLEPGGAILIALVGDEVVGTCALMVDAPGVYELTKMAVTERHQGLGIGRKLMEAAIAEFKRLGGRELFLESQKRLQPALRLYESVGFELQPGVKPGTHYQRADVYMIYRGRPHH; translated from the coding sequence ATGAGCTTTCTTTCGGTCCAGGGCACCCTGGCCCTCGCCAGCCGCCTGAAGGTGATCAGTGAGCGCAGCTACGACCTGGTCGACCAGGTCTACCGCGAGCATGGCATCGGTTTGCAGGGGCGCTGGTTCCCGGTGCTGCGGCTGCTGCAGGAGCGCGGACCGCTGAGCGTGGGCGAGATCGCCAAGGAGATCGGCCTGACCCATTCCGCCATCAGCCAGCTGGCCACCCGGCTCACCCGGGAAGGCCTGCTGCGGCGCGAGCCCGCCCCCGACGACCGCCGGCAGCGGGTGCTCGCCCTGACCGAGCGCTGCCAGGCCGAGCTCAAGGCCGCCCGTCCGCTCTGGCAGGCCATGCGCGACACCGTTGAGCATCGGCTCATGGACATCGGCGTCGACCTGCTCGACGCCCTGTCGCGCTACGAGGCCAGCCTGGACGAGCAACCGCTGCCGGCCGAGGTCGCGCGACGACTGCGCCAGCGCCAGGCCGCCCAGGTGCGCATCGTGCCGTTCGCGCCGCAGTGGCGCGGCGACTTCTACCGGCTCAACGCCGAGTGGCTGGCCAAGTACTTCCAGATCGAGCCGATCGACCACGCCGTGCTGTCCGAACCGGAGAAGCACGTCCTCGAGCCGGGCGGCGCGATCCTGATCGCCCTGGTCGGCGACGAGGTGGTCGGCACCTGCGCACTGATGGTGGACGCCCCCGGCGTGTACGAGCTCACCAAGATGGCCGTCACCGAACGCCACCAGGGCCTGGGCATCGGCCGCAAGCTGATGGAAGCCGCGATCGCCGAGTTCAAGCGGCTGGGCGGCCGCGAACTGTTCCTCGAATCGCAAAAGCGCCTGCAGCCGGCACTGCGGCTGTACGAGAGCGTGGGTTTCGAACTGCAGCCGGGGGTGAAGCCGGGTACGCATTACCAGCGTGCGGATGTGTACATGATCTATCGCGGGCGGCCGCACCACTAG
- a CDS encoding DNA cytosine methyltransferase — protein sequence MKKKDSADHPQRGNVRTHSSPVNDIVCVDLFCGAGGLTRGLIDAGIRVVAGVDLDDACKHPYETNNGSAFHAIDVANLTSSDLSSWFGDAQVRILAGCAPCQPFSSYSQRYETIGTERWGLLHQFARLVREAKPDMVTMENVPTVTRHLVFDDFISTLKEQGYKVWFKVIDCAAYGLPQRRRRTVLLASRFGNIELKAPSNSKQRTVADVLRGLPVLRHGGSNRDDPLHAASGLSHLNYERIKASKPGGTWRDWPKHLVAKCHKKKTGKTYSGVYGRMKWNEPAPTLTTQFFGFGNGRFGHPSQARGLSLREGAILQGFPENYSFVPKGGVIQFKVLGRLIGNAVPVDLGRVIGESIIEHVKQHVDQPSSPTNPRRGRNVDARPGNSVHA from the coding sequence ATGAAGAAGAAGGACAGCGCAGATCATCCGCAAAGAGGTAATGTCAGGACGCACAGCTCCCCCGTGAACGACATTGTATGCGTCGATTTATTCTGCGGTGCCGGCGGGCTGACTCGAGGCCTTATTGATGCGGGTATTCGTGTCGTGGCGGGTGTTGATCTCGACGACGCGTGCAAGCACCCCTATGAAACGAACAATGGAAGTGCCTTCCACGCAATCGATGTCGCGAACCTGACGTCGTCTGACCTGAGTTCTTGGTTTGGCGATGCGCAAGTGCGCATCTTGGCTGGATGTGCGCCGTGTCAGCCCTTCTCAAGTTACTCGCAGCGATACGAGACGATCGGGACAGAGCGCTGGGGGCTGCTGCATCAGTTCGCGCGCTTGGTTCGGGAAGCCAAACCCGACATGGTGACAATGGAAAATGTTCCGACTGTCACCAGGCACCTGGTGTTCGACGATTTCATCTCTACATTGAAAGAGCAAGGGTACAAGGTTTGGTTCAAAGTCATCGATTGCGCTGCGTATGGGCTCCCACAACGTCGCCGCCGCACAGTTCTTCTCGCGTCGCGCTTCGGAAATATCGAGCTGAAAGCGCCATCGAACTCGAAGCAGAGAACTGTCGCTGATGTACTCAGAGGGTTGCCTGTACTTCGTCATGGTGGCAGTAATAGGGATGATCCGCTTCATGCTGCATCAGGGCTTTCCCATCTGAACTACGAAAGGATCAAGGCCTCAAAGCCTGGGGGCACATGGCGTGATTGGCCGAAGCACTTGGTAGCCAAGTGCCATAAGAAGAAGACCGGCAAAACCTACTCAGGTGTCTACGGCCGCATGAAGTGGAATGAACCCGCGCCGACCCTGACGACACAGTTCTTCGGTTTTGGCAATGGCCGGTTCGGTCATCCCTCACAGGCACGCGGCCTTTCGCTACGTGAAGGGGCTATCTTGCAGGGCTTCCCTGAGAACTATTCCTTCGTGCCCAAGGGTGGGGTCATTCAGTTCAAGGTGCTTGGCCGCTTAATCGGCAATGCTGTCCCGGTTGATCTTGGGCGTGTCATCGGGGAGAGCATCATTGAGCATGTTAAACAGCACGTCGACCAGCCCTCCTCGCCAACCAATCCTCGTCGAGGACGGAATGTCGACGCACGGCCGGGCAATTCCGTCCACGCCTGA
- a CDS encoding very short patch repair endonuclease, whose protein sequence is MQRVRQKNTSAESILRRELYARGVRYRIHVPVLTKPRRVADIAFCGPRVAVFVDGCFWHGCPLHATWPKMNAEFWRAKILANMERDRDTNKRLQADGWRVVRVWAHEPPERAAVRIAKIVEKRKARNRT, encoded by the coding sequence ATGCAGCGGGTTAGGCAGAAAAATACTTCTGCCGAGTCGATCTTGCGCCGTGAACTTTATGCGCGAGGCGTTCGCTACCGAATCCATGTGCCGGTTCTAACCAAGCCACGTAGGGTCGCAGATATCGCATTCTGTGGTCCGCGCGTAGCTGTCTTTGTTGACGGGTGCTTCTGGCATGGGTGCCCGCTACATGCGACATGGCCGAAAATGAACGCCGAATTTTGGCGAGCAAAAATCCTCGCCAATATGGAGCGCGATCGCGACACCAATAAGCGCCTGCAGGCAGACGGCTGGAGGGTCGTGCGCGTCTGGGCGCACGAGCCGCCTGAGCGAGCTGCTGTACGGATCGCGAAGATTGTAGAGAAGCGCAAAGCCAGGAATCGAACATGA
- a CDS encoding ATP-binding protein: MKLSKHTAKAVPTKQFFVSMLTRDISLDDAILDLVDNCLDGALRLAEGGKVNYGRHFVKIKLSKEQFSIEDNCGGIPRNVAINYAFKMGRDADDTRDADTETIGMYGVGMKRALFKMGKNALVKTRHGNDTFEVAITSEWLDDKDWGELPIREPSNNSEKLSKPGTTILVKDLHPGVAKHFENAAFVNEVKTAISHHFTMFLQRGLKIEVNGESVKPVHVEVLVSKRKDGPAPYVYQKTIDGVLVSITVGLNTSRQYDVDDEDAEGDFVGQRNSATAGWTVLCNDRAVIVGDKSRLTGWGDGIPLYHDQFIVITGIIEFRAKDAKKLPVTTTKRALDTSSDVWLESLVKMKEGMRAWITYTNRWKNHPREDQASHWADARPMSLSKVIEAVAPRASMKKGSTVLEFDPRKVKGALPEPKGSTPSSRRIIFSRPVEEVRIVSRMLFDDANEKPGIVGDKCFEIQLVKAKKKGAD; the protein is encoded by the coding sequence ATGAAGCTCAGCAAACACACCGCTAAGGCAGTGCCGACGAAACAGTTCTTTGTGTCGATGCTTACTCGCGACATCAGTCTTGACGACGCGATCCTCGATCTGGTCGACAATTGCCTCGACGGAGCTCTGCGCCTCGCCGAAGGTGGAAAGGTCAATTACGGAAGGCATTTCGTCAAGATCAAGCTGTCGAAGGAGCAGTTTTCCATTGAGGACAACTGTGGCGGCATCCCTCGCAACGTTGCGATCAACTACGCGTTCAAGATGGGGCGTGACGCCGACGACACGCGCGATGCCGACACCGAGACGATCGGTATGTACGGTGTCGGTATGAAGCGAGCGCTATTCAAGATGGGCAAGAATGCACTCGTGAAGACGCGACATGGCAATGACACGTTCGAAGTGGCGATCACTTCCGAATGGCTCGACGACAAGGACTGGGGCGAGCTGCCGATCCGGGAGCCGAGCAACAACAGCGAGAAGCTTTCGAAGCCCGGTACAACGATCTTGGTCAAGGATCTCCATCCAGGTGTCGCCAAGCACTTCGAGAACGCAGCATTCGTGAACGAGGTAAAGACTGCTATCTCACACCACTTCACGATGTTCCTACAGCGCGGCCTCAAGATCGAAGTCAATGGCGAGTCCGTGAAGCCCGTCCACGTCGAAGTCCTCGTCTCCAAGCGTAAAGACGGACCAGCTCCGTACGTCTACCAAAAGACGATCGATGGCGTCCTCGTTTCAATCACAGTTGGCTTGAACACGAGCCGTCAGTACGATGTTGACGATGAAGACGCTGAAGGTGATTTCGTAGGGCAGCGCAACTCTGCTACCGCCGGCTGGACAGTGCTTTGCAACGATCGCGCAGTCATCGTCGGAGACAAAAGCCGGCTCACGGGCTGGGGAGATGGCATTCCGCTGTACCACGACCAGTTCATCGTTATCACCGGCATCATCGAATTCCGCGCAAAGGACGCGAAAAAGTTGCCGGTCACGACCACGAAACGCGCCCTTGATACATCATCGGACGTCTGGCTTGAGTCGCTTGTGAAGATGAAGGAAGGCATGCGGGCTTGGATCACGTATACGAACCGGTGGAAGAATCACCCACGTGAGGATCAGGCGAGCCACTGGGCTGATGCCCGACCAATGTCGCTGAGCAAGGTGATCGAAGCGGTGGCCCCACGTGCGAGTATGAAGAAAGGTAGCACCGTTCTGGAGTTTGATCCCCGTAAGGTGAAAGGCGCTCTCCCCGAGCCCAAGGGCAGCACTCCGTCATCTCGACGCATTATTTTCTCGCGTCCGGTCGAAGAGGTGAGGATTGTATCGAGGATGCTCTTCGATGATGCCAATGAGAAGCCGGGTATCGTCGGAGACAAGTGCTTCGAGATCCAACTCGTAAAGGCCAAGAAGAAGGGGGCTGATTGA
- a CDS encoding O-methyltransferase, translating into MSGSSLPYRLRPNKAVDRELFLSLLMRLTPKLGLEKYHYVGLGGPFLEDFRLLHSRIGIGRKKGSRTVGRLTCVESELEIHKRQRFNRPVASIKCVHSTLEEFLDQTTFTTPAIIWFDYTTPRGIALQIQRFAETVGTMPIGSILRVTLNADPGSLGEPPSGKNLSVEVDGEASADRAHKPTKAEWRFQRFNERLGKLVPSGVSADAMTFRKYGPTILRVLKLAVEKQALSFADRRIEWALATHYADGQPMVTAALVVCSREDSAAEKLIKDWEFYATPDDPHRIELPALSSLERLTMESNSNVLRKLGFDLAEVVDSRLGVDPVAVFKKFYRLYPHFSRVEL; encoded by the coding sequence ATGAGTGGGTCTTCGTTGCCGTACCGGCTACGGCCGAACAAGGCGGTTGACAGAGAGCTGTTCCTCTCGTTGTTGATGCGTCTCACCCCGAAGCTGGGACTTGAGAAGTACCACTACGTAGGCCTTGGGGGACCGTTCCTTGAGGACTTCCGCCTCCTGCACTCTCGCATTGGCATTGGGCGCAAGAAGGGCAGCCGCACCGTTGGGCGACTGACTTGCGTGGAGTCCGAGCTAGAGATCCACAAGCGGCAAAGGTTTAACAGGCCAGTGGCGTCCATCAAATGTGTCCACTCGACTCTTGAGGAGTTTCTGGACCAGACAACCTTCACCACGCCCGCCATTATCTGGTTCGACTACACGACACCCCGTGGCATTGCATTACAGATTCAGCGTTTCGCTGAAACGGTCGGGACGATGCCGATCGGAAGTATCCTCCGCGTGACGCTCAACGCGGACCCGGGTTCGTTGGGCGAGCCGCCCTCGGGCAAGAACCTCTCGGTCGAAGTCGATGGCGAGGCATCTGCAGACCGCGCACACAAGCCGACGAAGGCTGAGTGGCGTTTTCAGCGGTTCAACGAGCGTTTGGGGAAGTTGGTGCCGAGTGGAGTTTCCGCCGACGCGATGACATTCAGAAAGTACGGCCCGACCATTCTCCGGGTTCTTAAGCTAGCCGTCGAGAAGCAGGCTCTCAGCTTTGCTGACCGCCGCATCGAGTGGGCGTTGGCCACGCATTACGCTGATGGACAGCCGATGGTGACTGCAGCTCTTGTGGTCTGTTCTCGCGAAGACTCTGCCGCCGAGAAGCTCATCAAGGACTGGGAGTTCTATGCGACTCCCGACGACCCCCACCGAATTGAGTTACCTGCGCTGTCGTCGCTTGAGCGGCTCACGATGGAGTCCAACAGCAACGTCCTACGGAAGCTCGGGTTCGATTTGGCTGAGGTCGTCGATTCCAGGCTGGGTGTCGACCCCGTCGCCGTGTTCAAGAAGTTCTACCGGCTTTACCCGCACTTCTCGCGAGTCGAACTGTAG
- a CDS encoding HNH endonuclease codes for MANAIFTASESSAYDDRIEAWYHFPKTYLRQVEQAKGDFVLYYEPRRTSGPNSATGRQAYFAIAQIVGIEPDGKRPDHYYAHLKHFLEFDHPVPFREGDEYYESALRKDDGSTNRGAFGRSVRLIPRDEFARIVQAGLSAQLEAWERPNRVAEEVPEYVVRPIVEQVVSRKFRDAAFRRHVRNAYGNTCAVTGLRLINGGGRPEVQAAHIRPVEEDGPDTVRNGIALTGTVHWLFDRGLLSFDDDYTILLSPHGVPNDLDKLIRAERKLLLPDSPEWRPHPTYLNWHRLQRFKA; via the coding sequence ATGGCAAACGCAATATTCACCGCATCCGAAAGCTCTGCCTACGATGACCGCATCGAGGCGTGGTACCACTTTCCCAAGACTTACCTACGCCAGGTCGAACAGGCCAAGGGCGACTTCGTCCTGTACTACGAGCCGCGCCGTACAAGCGGGCCTAACAGTGCGACAGGGCGGCAGGCGTACTTCGCAATCGCACAAATCGTCGGCATCGAGCCCGACGGCAAGCGTCCCGATCACTACTACGCTCACCTCAAGCACTTCCTCGAGTTCGATCACCCTGTCCCTTTCCGCGAAGGCGACGAGTACTACGAATCCGCGCTTCGAAAAGATGATGGCTCGACCAATCGCGGCGCATTCGGCCGCTCTGTCCGCCTGATCCCACGTGATGAGTTCGCACGGATTGTGCAAGCGGGCCTATCGGCCCAACTGGAGGCATGGGAGCGTCCGAACCGGGTTGCCGAAGAGGTTCCGGAGTACGTCGTGCGCCCCATCGTCGAACAGGTCGTGTCCCGAAAGTTCCGCGACGCGGCATTCCGTCGTCATGTGCGAAATGCCTATGGCAACACTTGTGCCGTCACCGGCCTTCGGCTAATCAATGGCGGTGGCCGCCCCGAGGTGCAGGCGGCTCATATCCGTCCAGTAGAGGAAGATGGTCCGGACACGGTCCGCAACGGCATCGCGCTGACCGGTACCGTGCATTGGCTGTTCGACCGCGGGCTGCTTTCCTTCGATGACGATTACACCATTCTCCTGTCGCCTCACGGCGTCCCGAACGATCTGGACAAACTGATCCGGGCTGAAAGGAAGCTGCTGCTACCGGACAGCCCCGAATGGCGGCCGCACCCTACCTACTTGAACTGGCATCGATTACAGAGGTTCAAGGCATGA